The Candidatus Eisenbacteria bacterium DNA segment TCGTGAACTCGCCGGCGTCGCCCGGCGTGCAATCGTCGAAGGGCGTCGATCCGTCCCCGCCCCCCCGGAGCACCCCCGCGAAGGCGCCGCCCGATCCGGCGACGTCGTCGCTATCGAACAGCACGGTGGAGTCGATGATCGATACGTCGTCGAGCCGATGGAACGGGAAATCAGAAAGGCGGAGCGTGTAGTTCGATCCGCCCATGCCGCCGGACGCGGTCAGCCCGAACGTCGCGTTCGCGGCGCGGCCCGGCGACAGCTGGTTCTTCACACGCGCGTCGGCGCCGGCGTGGAAATGACAGCTCGCACACGCCATGCCATCACTGCCGACCTGCATGTCCCAGAATAGCGCCTTGCCGAGCGCGATCGCTTTCGCGCGATTGTGGACGATCGGGGCATGGCCCGAGAGCAAACCGGGAACCTTTGGCACCTCGACACCTTGCAGCGACCCGGGGACGTCGCCGTGCGCACGGGCGTCGCGTACCATCGCCGTCGCGAGGAGAATCATGGGGACGAGCGCGCGAGGCCGGCGAGCGATGCGAAGCGTCGAACGGCGCACGTCCTCCAAAGGTGCCACGCATGCCGGCGATCGTCGACGGCAAATCCCCGGGTGCGACATCCTGTCGCATTGCTCGCGACTTTCCCGGTCCGGTATTCGCCTGGTCATGCGTCGATCGTTGAGCGCGCTCGTCGTCTCCTTCGCTGCGTCGTTCCCGCTGCTCCTTTCCGCGGACGCGCACGCACACGCCACCTACAACCTGTCCGGATATGGCTCCGGGCTCGGCGGCAGCACGAACGGTGCGGATGGCACGCCCGCCGATCCCTCCGCGACCTGGACGAACGGCCCCCCTGAGGAGTACGGGGGCGCGCTGCCGGCGCAGTGGTATTGCGGCCTACACAACGCCACACAGGTGCGCCCCATGCAGACCGGCGCAGGCGCCAATCCGCCGTCGGATAGCTTGCTCGCGCAGGTGGCGACGTACAACGGCACGAACGACCCGGATCTGCCGACCGACCGCGTGCTCGCCGTCGGCGGCCTGTCGTGGACGGATCCGGCGAACGGCGACCAGGGCTGGGGGCACGGGCTCGACTACGGCGTGATCCACGTGACGCCGCTCGACACGATCGAGGAGAACGGCCCGGTCAAGCTCACCCTAACGCTGAGCGATGATCCGACCGACGACGTCGCCGTGACGTTGGCTTATGCGATCTATGGTGGATGGGACACCAGCACGACGGCCACGCGCCACCAGACGTTCACCACGAACCCCGCACCCATCGACAATCCGCTCGGATCGTCGGGACTCAAGCTGATCGATTTCGCGGTCGCGACCGGCCCGGGCGTGACCCTCAGCCGCTCCTACGACCTCGATCCAGCATACGAGGGGAAGTACACGGTCTTCATCGGTGCCCTCGGCGGCGTCGCCGGACAGTATCAGCTCACGGCGGGCCTGTTCCCCGCCGGCGCGGACACGAACGCGCAGCTCTCGCAATGCCAGGACGACCTCGCTGCAGCGAATTCCACGATCACCACCATGACCGCCGACGCCGACGGCGATGGCGTACCGGATGCGCGCGATCGCTGCGCGACCACGCCCGCGGGGCAGTTCGTCGACGACGGCGGTTGCTCGCAGGCCCAGTTCTGCGCCGCGTTCACGATCGCCAAGAAGTCGGACCGAAAGCTCTGCAAGGAGCTCGACTGGAAGAACGATGAGCCGAACATGAAGCCCAAGCAGGCGGACTGCACGTTCTCGAAGGCCTCGAGCGCGTGCGCTGCGACGGCGGCGCCCTGAGCGAGACTCGTGTGGTGGCCATCGGGCCACCCCGCTCCTCCGCCGCCGAGCGCCGCCGGCGGTCAGCCGCCGAGGCCGTGGAGGCAGAACTCCCAGGCGTCCTCGGCCGTCACACGCGCCCGGGAATTCGGGACGAAGCGGTTCATGAGCCAGCCGTACATGACGGTCTGCTGGATGAGCAGTGCGGCTCGCTGCGTATCGGTCACCTTGAGGGACCCGGCCGCGGCCGCCGCCTTGATCACGTCGACCAGGAGTCGGGAGATCGGCGCCATCGCCGCAGCCAGGCGGTCGGGATCCTTGAGCGCGAGCTGGAACGAGAACTCCGAGATGGGGACGCGGTTGTGGGCGCCGCGCTTGCGACGTGTCCCGAGAGGCTCGCACCATTCGTGGAGACGGATCGTGAAGGCGCGAAGTCGCTCGAGCGGCTTGGACTCGGACTCCACGGCGGCGTGGAGATCCTTGAGCGACTCGCGGATGGTCTCCTCGAGGAGCGCGAACAGCAGCTCGTCCTTGCTCTCGAAGTACTGGTAGAACCCTCGCAGCGACTGCTTCGAACGATCGACGACCTCCTGGATCGTGAACTGGGTCGTGCCCCTCTCGTCGATGAGCGCGAACGCGGCGTCCAGGAGTCCCTGAACGCGCAGCTCCGCGCGGGTGCGCGCGGCGCTGAGGCTCTTCGATACCGCACGGTGCCGCCAGCTGGGTCCGTGCCCGTCTTGCGGGTCGTCGGTTCTAGCCATGGCCATCCTTCACTTACCCTCCTGGAATTGCATTCTCGCAGAACGAGAATACAATCGCCAGCGCCTTCGGCCGCCGCAAACGTGGGGGACAGCTGGCGCGGGGGCCAAAGGAGACCAGGTGCGGATCGGCCTGATGATCGGCCCGGACAGAGGGCGGTACCGCCACAAGGTGGCGCAGCTCGTCGCCGACGCCGAGGCGGCCGAGGAGACCGGCTTCGCCTCGATCTGGGTGCCCCAGGTCCCCGGGGACTTCGACGCCTTCACCGCGATCACGCTCATGGGGCGGGCGACCGCGCGGATCGAGCTCGGAACCGCGGTCGTGCCGATCCAGACTCGCCATCCGATCGCCATGGCCCAGGCGACGCTGTCGAACCAGGCAGTGTGCGAGGGTCGCTTCACGCTCGGCCTGGGCACGTCGCACCACTGGATCATCGAAGACATGCTCGGCCTCCCGTACGAGCGGCCGGCCCACCAGATGCGCGACTACCTGGAGGTCCTGAACGCGGCCCTGCGCGGCCCGGGCTCGGTGGACGTCGAGAACGACGCGTATCGCGTGCACAGCCCGATCGACGTCACGGACCAAAGTGCCAATCCCGTGCTGCTCGCGGCCCTGGGTCCGGTGATGCTCCGTCTCGCCGGCCAGCACGCGTCGGGGACGATCCTGTGGATGGCCGACGAGCGCGCCGTCGCGGAGCACGTCGTCCCGCGCATCACGAAGGCAGCGGCCGAGGCTGGACGGCCCGCGCCGCGAGTCGTCGCCGGGGTCCCGATCGTCATCTGCCCCAACGACCGGGTGGACGAGGCGCGGACGTGGGCGAATCAGGTGCTCGGGCAGGCCGAGATCAGCCCGAACTACCAGCGGCTCCTCGCGCGAGGCGACGCCGACGACGTGGGCCACATCCTCGTGGCGGGGGACGAGTCGGCCGTCGGCCGTCGGCTGCGCGCCTTCCGCGATGCGGGGGCCACCGATCTCGCAGTTCGGGTCCTCCCGTTCGGACCACACCGCGAGGCACGCGTCGAGTCGCGGAATCGGACGCTCGCGTTCCTCGCCTCCCTGTGTCCGGAGCTGTGACGCCCGTGCGGGGCCGCGTCCGTCAGCGGTCGTAGTCCACGACGACCTCGCGGCTCGTGGGAATCGACTGGCAGGTCAGGATCCATCCCTGCTCGACCTCGTCGGCGTCCAGGGCGTTGTTCGCGCGCATCGTGACCGTTCCTTCCGTCAGGTAGGCCATGCAGGTCCCGCAGTTTCCCGCCTGGCACGCGAACGGTGGATTGAGACCCGCACGCCGCGCGGTATCGAGAATGGTATCGCCGGGCTCGTACCGAACGCGGCGTTTGCGGCGTTCGAGCTGGATCGTGACCGACTCCGTCTCGGATTCCGTGTCTGCGGCGCGTGCGTCGTCGGGTAGCTCGAAGCGCTCGATGAACAGGCGAGCCGGATCGACCCCTCGCTGATCCAGACCGGCCTGGACGACGTTCATGTACGGCCCGGGCCCGCACACGTAGAAATCGGCCTGCGTCCGGCTCCCGACGAGCGCAGCGCACGCCGCCGCGTCGAGGAATCCCTTCTCCGAGTCGAGGTGGTGATGCACCGAGAGGCGACCGCCCGATCCCGTCCGCAAGCGTTCGATGGCGTCGGCAAAGATGACGCCGTCGGGGCCG contains these protein-coding regions:
- a CDS encoding TetR/AcrR family transcriptional regulator — protein: MARTDDPQDGHGPSWRHRAVSKSLSAARTRAELRVQGLLDAAFALIDERGTTQFTIQEVVDRSKQSLRGFYQYFESKDELLFALLEETIRESLKDLHAAVESESKPLERLRAFTIRLHEWCEPLGTRRKRGAHNRVPISEFSFQLALKDPDRLAAAMAPISRLLVDVIKAAAAAGSLKVTDTQRAALLIQQTVMYGWLMNRFVPNSRARVTAEDAWEFCLHGLGG
- a CDS encoding TIGR03564 family F420-dependent LLM class oxidoreductase, producing MRIGLMIGPDRGRYRHKVAQLVADAEAAEETGFASIWVPQVPGDFDAFTAITLMGRATARIELGTAVVPIQTRHPIAMAQATLSNQAVCEGRFTLGLGTSHHWIIEDMLGLPYERPAHQMRDYLEVLNAALRGPGSVDVENDAYRVHSPIDVTDQSANPVLLAALGPVMLRLAGQHASGTILWMADERAVAEHVVPRITKAAAEAGRPAPRVVAGVPIVICPNDRVDEARTWANQVLGQAEISPNYQRLLARGDADDVGHILVAGDESAVGRRLRAFRDAGATDLAVRVLPFGPHREARVESRNRTLAFLASLCPEL
- a CDS encoding ferredoxin--NADP reductase, which gives rise to MLREHGYHPLTVADVVDETSDARSFVLEIPPALEARFAYVAGQFCTFRATIGGEQIVRCYSMSSSPDTGDPFTVTVKRVPGGKMSNWMNDALATGDTIDVMPPAGVFVLRAAPTPIVAFAGGSGITPVLAILKSALARTAREIALVYANRGPDGVIFADAIERLRTGSGGRLSVHHHLDSEKGFLDAAACAALVGSRTQADFYVCGPGPYMNVVQAGLDQRGVDPARLFIERFELPDDARAADTESETESVTIQLERRKRRVRYEPGDTILDTARRAGLNPPFACQAGNCGTCMAYLTEGTVTMRANNALDADEVEQGWILTCQSIPTSREVVVDYDR